A single genomic interval of Arthrobacter globiformis harbors:
- a CDS encoding LuxR C-terminal-related transcriptional regulator: MDYLVEEVLQRQPEDVQHFLLQTSVLDRLTGPLCDAVTGQDNGKLRLAALERANLFLVPLDDRREWYRYHQLFADVLQARLVEERGDEVPDLHRRASIWYEQNGEAFDAIRHALAGEDFERAADLVELAVPDIRRNRQEAVLRAWLKVLPDDVVRVRPVLGVGLVGALVVTGDVEGVEARLRDVERWLDPPTGMSKAIHGRSTEMVVADDEEFRRLPETIEVYRAALALGRGDGSGTVSHAQRALDLAPEDDHLGRAAACGLLGLAYWGDGELEAAHRAYAQCMSGLHRAGHLADTFGCAIALADIRLAQGRLSDAMRTYEQALERASGKRGSVLRGTADMHVGMSGVCRERGDLQEATRLLLRSQELGPVGELPQNLYRWRVAMARILEAEGDLAGALDLLAEAERLYTGDYFPNIRPVPALKARILVAQGRLGEALGWVRERALSAEDDLSYFREFEHITLARVLLARSANERSASSLQEAIRLLGRLLRAAEDGGRTGSVIEILVLQALADQTRGDIPAALASLHRAVALAEPEGYVRIFADEGAPMGSLLRAAVKQRMAPGHLRRLVAAMNNTEDTAPVRQGLIAPLSERELDVLRLLVTDLDGPDIARVLMVSLNTVRTHTSHIYAKLGVNNRRAAVRQAQELDLFSRASDRY, from the coding sequence GTGGACTATTTGGTCGAGGAGGTTCTGCAGCGTCAACCGGAGGATGTTCAACACTTCCTGCTCCAGACTTCCGTCCTTGACCGGCTTACCGGCCCTCTGTGCGATGCCGTTACGGGACAGGACAATGGCAAGCTCAGGCTGGCGGCGTTGGAGCGGGCGAACTTGTTTCTGGTTCCCTTGGATGACCGCCGTGAGTGGTATCGCTATCACCAGCTTTTTGCGGATGTTCTGCAGGCGCGCTTGGTGGAGGAGCGCGGCGACGAGGTCCCGGATCTGCATCGGCGGGCGAGCATTTGGTACGAACAGAACGGTGAGGCGTTCGATGCCATCCGCCATGCCTTGGCTGGGGAGGATTTCGAACGGGCGGCGGACCTTGTCGAGCTGGCGGTTCCCGACATTCGGCGGAACCGGCAGGAGGCCGTGCTGCGCGCCTGGTTGAAAGTTCTCCCCGACGATGTGGTCCGTGTGAGGCCGGTGCTCGGGGTGGGGCTGGTCGGCGCGTTGGTTGTGACTGGCGACGTGGAGGGAGTCGAGGCCCGGCTGCGGGACGTGGAACGGTGGCTGGATCCACCGACGGGTATGAGTAAGGCAATCCACGGCCGATCAACGGAAATGGTCGTAGCCGACGATGAAGAATTTCGCCGCCTTCCCGAAACGATTGAAGTCTATCGGGCCGCGCTGGCTCTTGGCCGGGGCGATGGATCCGGTACGGTGAGTCACGCCCAGCGTGCACTTGATCTTGCACCTGAGGACGACCATCTCGGCCGTGCCGCGGCGTGTGGTCTGCTGGGACTCGCCTATTGGGGGGACGGGGAGCTCGAGGCAGCCCATCGGGCCTATGCCCAATGCATGTCCGGCCTGCACCGTGCCGGGCACCTCGCGGACACCTTCGGGTGCGCGATCGCCTTGGCGGACATACGCCTTGCGCAGGGGCGTCTCAGCGATGCCATGCGCACCTACGAACAGGCCCTGGAGCGTGCTTCCGGGAAGCGCGGATCGGTTCTGCGGGGGACAGCGGACATGCATGTGGGGATGAGTGGGGTCTGCCGGGAGCGCGGCGACCTGCAGGAAGCCACCCGGCTCCTGCTGCGCAGCCAGGAGTTGGGTCCCGTTGGTGAGCTGCCTCAAAACCTGTATCGCTGGCGGGTTGCCATGGCGCGGATCCTTGAGGCAGAAGGCGATTTAGCCGGTGCACTCGACCTCCTGGCTGAGGCGGAGCGGCTCTATACGGGCGATTACTTCCCCAACATACGTCCGGTGCCGGCTTTGAAGGCCCGGATCCTGGTGGCGCAAGGGAGGTTGGGTGAAGCGCTCGGCTGGGTGCGGGAGCGAGCTCTGTCGGCTGAAGATGACCTGAGCTACTTTCGGGAGTTCGAGCACATCACTCTTGCCAGGGTGCTCCTGGCCAGGTCCGCGAACGAGCGCTCAGCCTCCTCCCTCCAGGAGGCCATCCGGCTGCTGGGTCGCCTGCTGCGAGCGGCAGAGGATGGCGGAAGAACGGGAAGCGTCATCGAGATCCTCGTGCTTCAGGCGCTCGCCGACCAGACGCGGGGTGACATCCCCGCGGCGCTTGCCTCACTGCATCGAGCAGTGGCGCTGGCGGAGCCGGAGGGCTACGTTCGCATCTTCGCTGATGAGGGCGCACCGATGGGTTCCCTGCTGAGAGCGGCTGTGAAACAACGGATGGCCCCGGGCCACCTCCGCCGGCTCGTGGCGGCCATGAACAACACCGAGGACACCGCGCCCGTCAGGCAGGGTCTGATCGCGCCCCTGAGTGAACGCGAGCTAGACGTTCTCCGGCTGCTAGTAACGGACCTCGACGGCCCAGACATCGCTCGCGTGCTCATGGTGTCCTTGAACACGGTGCGCACGCACACCAGTCACATCTACGCCAAGCTCGGCGTGAACAACCGTCGGGCAGCAGTCCGTCAGGCCCAGGAACTCGACCTGTTCTCCCGAGCCAGCGACCGCTACTAG
- a CDS encoding AAA family ATPase: MLEGLNRGADSALTLVSAPAGFGKTTLLTEWLATVSADGRSAAWLSLDKRDNDSALFWTYFVTALERVTNGAGAAALSLLQSVQPPIEALLATLLNDLHAVSNNVVLVLDDYHVIDARDIQDGIAFLLEHLPPQVHLVIAGRADPVLPLARLRARGELVEIRAADLRFTTDEAAEYLNGILGTALPARDVAVLEGRTEGVDRGAPARCAFNAGPGRHRRVHRGLCRERPIHRGLFGRGGSAASTGGCSTLPAPDFRP; this comes from the coding sequence TTGCTCGAGGGCCTGAACCGTGGAGCCGATTCCGCGCTGACGCTCGTGTCGGCTCCGGCCGGGTTCGGTAAGACGACGCTGCTGACTGAGTGGCTGGCAACTGTTTCTGCTGATGGGCGGTCGGCGGCGTGGCTCTCGCTCGACAAGCGTGACAACGATTCCGCGCTGTTTTGGACGTACTTCGTCACGGCGCTGGAGAGGGTGACCAACGGCGCCGGTGCGGCTGCGCTCTCGCTCCTGCAGTCGGTGCAGCCTCCAATCGAAGCGCTCCTCGCCACTCTTCTCAATGACCTCCATGCTGTTTCGAACAATGTCGTCCTGGTTCTCGATGACTATCACGTCATTGACGCGCGTGACATACAGGACGGGATCGCTTTCCTGCTGGAGCATCTGCCGCCGCAGGTGCACCTGGTGATTGCCGGCCGGGCTGACCCGGTGTTGCCGCTGGCGCGGTTGCGGGCCCGGGGAGAGCTCGTCGAGATTCGTGCCGCTGATCTGCGATTCACTACGGACGAGGCGGCGGAGTATCTCAACGGCATCCTGGGTACAGCGTTGCCGGCCCGGGATGTGGCAGTGCTGGAGGGGCGCACCGAGGGGGTGGATCGCGGCGCTCCAGCTCGCTGTGCTTTCAATGCAGGGCCGGGAAGACATCGCCGCGTTCATCGCGGGCTTTGCCGGGAACGACCGATACATCGTGGACTATTTGGTCGAGGAGGTTCTGCAGCGTCAACCGGAGGATGTTCAACACTTCCTGCTCCAGACTTCCGTCCTTGA
- a CDS encoding nuclear transport factor 2 family protein, with translation MEFDPPPIASARNPKLTLVSGPRRLAMLDEADLLQALRRHWEYSSKEEDVSHEIYHDDAVLEFPLSGERFEGVENFREWRRQYPARLKFHTRRITHRANLVVVENLISYDGAPWMYTVSLMEFRGDRVAHERLYIMDGWEAAEWRIPWRAERSADPPPPPP, from the coding sequence ATGGAGTTCGACCCGCCACCCATTGCCAGTGCAAGGAACCCGAAGTTAACATTGGTTTCCGGCCCGAGGAGGTTAGCGATGCTCGATGAGGCGGACCTCCTGCAGGCGTTGCGGCGTCACTGGGAGTACTCCAGCAAGGAGGAGGACGTCTCCCACGAGATCTACCACGACGACGCTGTGCTTGAGTTCCCTCTGTCGGGCGAACGGTTCGAAGGCGTCGAGAACTTCCGCGAATGGCGACGGCAGTACCCGGCGAGGCTCAAGTTCCACACTCGACGAATAACTCATCGTGCCAACTTGGTGGTTGTAGAGAACCTGATCAGCTACGACGGCGCACCATGGATGTATACCGTCAGTCTGATGGAGTTCAGGGGCGACCGGGTTGCTCACGAGCGGCTCTACATCATGGATGGCTGGGAAGCTGCAGAATGGCGCATCCCATGGCGTGCCGAGCGTTCTGCAGACCCGCCCCCACCACCTCCCTAG